One Arvicanthis niloticus isolate mArvNil1 chromosome 3, mArvNil1.pat.X, whole genome shotgun sequence DNA segment encodes these proteins:
- the Prkag3 gene encoding 5'-AMP-activated protein kinase subunit gamma-3 isoform X2 — translation MEPELEHTLPGTLTWSHSGGPESQEMDFLEQGENSWSSPAVDTSSERTCAVRGVKAARWTRQEAVEEAEPPGLGEGAQSRPAAESTRQEVTFPKATPLAQAVPLAEAETSPTGWDLLLPDCAASGVGSSTGDLELTIEFPAPEAWDCELEGLGEDRPRPCPSPQAPLLSLSWDDELQKPGAQVYMHFMQEHTCYDAMATSSKLVIFDTTLEIKKAFFAMVANGVRAAPLWDSKKQSFVGMLTITDFILVLHRYYRSPLVQIYEIEEHKIETWREIYLQGCFKPLVSISPNDSLFEAVYALIKNRIHRLPVLDPVSGTVLYILTHKRLLKFLHIFGALLPRPSFLCRTIQDLGIGTFRDLAVVLESAPILTALDIFVDRRVSALPVVNESGQVVGLYSRFDVIHLAAQQTYNHLDMSVGEALRQRTLCLEGVLSCQPHESLGEVIDRIAREQVHRLVLVDETQHLLGVVSLSDILQALVLSPAGIDALSA, via the exons ATGGAGCCTGAGCTGGAGCACACACTGCCTGGG ACCCTGACCTGGAGCCACAGTGGGGGTCCAGAGAGTCAAG aGATGGACTTCTTAGAACAAGGAGAAAACTCATGGTCATCCCCAGCTGTGGACACCAGCTCAGAAAGAACCTGTGCCGTTCGAGGAGTCAAGGCTGCCAGATGGACAAGACAGGAGGCTGTGGAGGAGGCAGAGCCACCGGGCTTGGGAGAAG GTGCCCAGTCCAGACCAGCTGCTGAGTCCACCAGGCAGGAGGTCACATTCCCAAAGGCCACACCCTTGGCTCAAGCTGTTCCCTTGGCTGAAGCGGAGACCTCCCCCACAGGGTGGGACCTGCTCTTGCCCGACTGTGCAGCCTCAGGAGTGGGCTCCAGCACAGGTGACCTGGAGCTGACCATAGAGTTCCCAGCCCCAGAGGCCTGGGACTGTGAGCTCGAAGGCCTGGGGGAGGACAGGCCTCGGCCTTGCCCATCTCCACAAGCCCCACTTCTCAGCCTGAGTTGGGATGATGAGCTTCAGAAGCCTGGAGCCCAGGTCTATATGCACTTCATGCAGGAACACACCTGTTATGATGCCATGGCCACCAGCTCCAAACTGGTCATCTTTGACACCACGCTGGAG ATAAAGAAGGCTTTCTTTGCCATGGTGGCCAATGGTGTGAGGGCAGCTCCTCTGTGGGACAGCAAGAAGCAGAGCTTTGTAG GCATGCTCACCATCACAGACTTCATCCTGGTACTGCACCGTTACTACAGATCCCCCCTG GTCCAGATCTACGAGATTGAAGAACATAAGATTGAGACCTGGAGGG agatctacctacaaGGCTGCTTCAAACCTCTAGTCTCCATTTCTCCCAATGACAG TCTGTTTGAAGCTGTCTATGCCCTCATCAAGAACCGGATCCACCGCCTGCCGGTCCTGGACCCTGTCTCCGGCACTGTGCTCTACATTCTCACGCACAAGCGGCTACTCAAGTTCCTGCATATATTT GGTGCCCTGCTGCCCAGGCCCTCCTTCCTCTGCCGCACTATCCAAGACTTGGGCATCGGCACATTCCGAGATTTAGCTGTAGTTCTGGAATCGGCCCCTATTCTGACTGCGCTAGACATCTTTGTGGACCGCCGTGTGTCTGCGCTGCCTGTGGTCAATGAATCTG GTCAGGTCGTGGGCCTCTACTCCCGCTTTGATGTCATT CACCTGGCTGCCCAGCAAACCTACAACCACCTAGACATGAGTGTGGGAGAAGCTCTGAGGCAGAGGACACTGTGTCTGGAGGGAGTTCTCTCCTGCCAGCCTCACGAGAGCCTAGGTGAAGTCATTGACAGGATTGCACGGGAACAG GTGCATAGGCTGGTGTTGGTGGATGAGACCCAGCATCTTCTGGGCGTGGTCTCCCTCTCTGACATACTTCAAGCGCTGGTACTCAGCCCTGCTGGCATTGATGCCCTCAGTGCCTGA
- the Prkag3 gene encoding 5'-AMP-activated protein kinase subunit gamma-3 isoform X1: protein MEPELEHTLPGVPGSQGAGSGTEKDSKRVAVCALVCGPRACCALYSTLTWSHSGGPESQEMDFLEQGENSWSSPAVDTSSERTCAVRGVKAARWTRQEAVEEAEPPGLGEGAQSRPAAESTRQEVTFPKATPLAQAVPLAEAETSPTGWDLLLPDCAASGVGSSTGDLELTIEFPAPEAWDCELEGLGEDRPRPCPSPQAPLLSLSWDDELQKPGAQVYMHFMQEHTCYDAMATSSKLVIFDTTLEIKKAFFAMVANGVRAAPLWDSKKQSFVGMLTITDFILVLHRYYRSPLVQIYEIEEHKIETWREIYLQGCFKPLVSISPNDSLFEAVYALIKNRIHRLPVLDPVSGTVLYILTHKRLLKFLHIFGALLPRPSFLCRTIQDLGIGTFRDLAVVLESAPILTALDIFVDRRVSALPVVNESGQVVGLYSRFDVIHLAAQQTYNHLDMSVGEALRQRTLCLEGVLSCQPHESLGEVIDRIAREQVHRLVLVDETQHLLGVVSLSDILQALVLSPAGIDALSA, encoded by the exons ATGGAGCCTGAGCTGGAGCACACACTGCCTGGGGTACCGGGGTCCCAGGGGGCCGGCTCTGGGACGGAGAAGGACAGCAAGCGCGTGGCCGTGTGTGCGCTCGTGTGTGGCCCACGTGCTTGCTGTGCACTGTACTCT ACCCTGACCTGGAGCCACAGTGGGGGTCCAGAGAGTCAAG aGATGGACTTCTTAGAACAAGGAGAAAACTCATGGTCATCCCCAGCTGTGGACACCAGCTCAGAAAGAACCTGTGCCGTTCGAGGAGTCAAGGCTGCCAGATGGACAAGACAGGAGGCTGTGGAGGAGGCAGAGCCACCGGGCTTGGGAGAAG GTGCCCAGTCCAGACCAGCTGCTGAGTCCACCAGGCAGGAGGTCACATTCCCAAAGGCCACACCCTTGGCTCAAGCTGTTCCCTTGGCTGAAGCGGAGACCTCCCCCACAGGGTGGGACCTGCTCTTGCCCGACTGTGCAGCCTCAGGAGTGGGCTCCAGCACAGGTGACCTGGAGCTGACCATAGAGTTCCCAGCCCCAGAGGCCTGGGACTGTGAGCTCGAAGGCCTGGGGGAGGACAGGCCTCGGCCTTGCCCATCTCCACAAGCCCCACTTCTCAGCCTGAGTTGGGATGATGAGCTTCAGAAGCCTGGAGCCCAGGTCTATATGCACTTCATGCAGGAACACACCTGTTATGATGCCATGGCCACCAGCTCCAAACTGGTCATCTTTGACACCACGCTGGAG ATAAAGAAGGCTTTCTTTGCCATGGTGGCCAATGGTGTGAGGGCAGCTCCTCTGTGGGACAGCAAGAAGCAGAGCTTTGTAG GCATGCTCACCATCACAGACTTCATCCTGGTACTGCACCGTTACTACAGATCCCCCCTG GTCCAGATCTACGAGATTGAAGAACATAAGATTGAGACCTGGAGGG agatctacctacaaGGCTGCTTCAAACCTCTAGTCTCCATTTCTCCCAATGACAG TCTGTTTGAAGCTGTCTATGCCCTCATCAAGAACCGGATCCACCGCCTGCCGGTCCTGGACCCTGTCTCCGGCACTGTGCTCTACATTCTCACGCACAAGCGGCTACTCAAGTTCCTGCATATATTT GGTGCCCTGCTGCCCAGGCCCTCCTTCCTCTGCCGCACTATCCAAGACTTGGGCATCGGCACATTCCGAGATTTAGCTGTAGTTCTGGAATCGGCCCCTATTCTGACTGCGCTAGACATCTTTGTGGACCGCCGTGTGTCTGCGCTGCCTGTGGTCAATGAATCTG GTCAGGTCGTGGGCCTCTACTCCCGCTTTGATGTCATT CACCTGGCTGCCCAGCAAACCTACAACCACCTAGACATGAGTGTGGGAGAAGCTCTGAGGCAGAGGACACTGTGTCTGGAGGGAGTTCTCTCCTGCCAGCCTCACGAGAGCCTAGGTGAAGTCATTGACAGGATTGCACGGGAACAG GTGCATAGGCTGGTGTTGGTGGATGAGACCCAGCATCTTCTGGGCGTGGTCTCCCTCTCTGACATACTTCAAGCGCTGGTACTCAGCCCTGCTGGCATTGATGCCCTCAGTGCCTGA
- the Prkag3 gene encoding 5'-AMP-activated protein kinase subunit gamma-3 isoform X3 — protein sequence MEPELEHTLPGVPGSQGAGSGTEKDSKRVAVCALVCGPRACCALYSTLTWSHSGGPESQEMDFLEQGENSWSSPAVDTSSERTCAVRGVKAARWTRQEAVEEAEPPGLGEGAQSRPAAESTRQEVTFPKATPLAQAVPLAEAETSPTGWDLLLPDCAASGVGSSTGDLELTIEFPAPEAWDCELEGLGEDRPRPCPSPQAPLLSLSWDDELQKPGAQVYMHFMQEHTCYDAMATSSKLVIFDTTLEIKKAFFAMVANGVRAAPLWDSKKQSFVGMLTITDFILVLHRYYRSPLVQIYEIEEHKIETWREIYLQGCFKPLVSISPNDSLFEAVYALIKNRIHRLPVLDPVSGTVLYILTHKRLLKFLHIFGALLPRPSFLCRTIQDLGIGTFRDLAVVLESAPILTALDIFVDRRVSALPVVNESGQVVGLYSRFDVIHLAAQQTYNHLDMSVGEALRQRTLCLEGVLSCQPHESLGA from the exons ATGGAGCCTGAGCTGGAGCACACACTGCCTGGGGTACCGGGGTCCCAGGGGGCCGGCTCTGGGACGGAGAAGGACAGCAAGCGCGTGGCCGTGTGTGCGCTCGTGTGTGGCCCACGTGCTTGCTGTGCACTGTACTCT ACCCTGACCTGGAGCCACAGTGGGGGTCCAGAGAGTCAAG aGATGGACTTCTTAGAACAAGGAGAAAACTCATGGTCATCCCCAGCTGTGGACACCAGCTCAGAAAGAACCTGTGCCGTTCGAGGAGTCAAGGCTGCCAGATGGACAAGACAGGAGGCTGTGGAGGAGGCAGAGCCACCGGGCTTGGGAGAAG GTGCCCAGTCCAGACCAGCTGCTGAGTCCACCAGGCAGGAGGTCACATTCCCAAAGGCCACACCCTTGGCTCAAGCTGTTCCCTTGGCTGAAGCGGAGACCTCCCCCACAGGGTGGGACCTGCTCTTGCCCGACTGTGCAGCCTCAGGAGTGGGCTCCAGCACAGGTGACCTGGAGCTGACCATAGAGTTCCCAGCCCCAGAGGCCTGGGACTGTGAGCTCGAAGGCCTGGGGGAGGACAGGCCTCGGCCTTGCCCATCTCCACAAGCCCCACTTCTCAGCCTGAGTTGGGATGATGAGCTTCAGAAGCCTGGAGCCCAGGTCTATATGCACTTCATGCAGGAACACACCTGTTATGATGCCATGGCCACCAGCTCCAAACTGGTCATCTTTGACACCACGCTGGAG ATAAAGAAGGCTTTCTTTGCCATGGTGGCCAATGGTGTGAGGGCAGCTCCTCTGTGGGACAGCAAGAAGCAGAGCTTTGTAG GCATGCTCACCATCACAGACTTCATCCTGGTACTGCACCGTTACTACAGATCCCCCCTG GTCCAGATCTACGAGATTGAAGAACATAAGATTGAGACCTGGAGGG agatctacctacaaGGCTGCTTCAAACCTCTAGTCTCCATTTCTCCCAATGACAG TCTGTTTGAAGCTGTCTATGCCCTCATCAAGAACCGGATCCACCGCCTGCCGGTCCTGGACCCTGTCTCCGGCACTGTGCTCTACATTCTCACGCACAAGCGGCTACTCAAGTTCCTGCATATATTT GGTGCCCTGCTGCCCAGGCCCTCCTTCCTCTGCCGCACTATCCAAGACTTGGGCATCGGCACATTCCGAGATTTAGCTGTAGTTCTGGAATCGGCCCCTATTCTGACTGCGCTAGACATCTTTGTGGACCGCCGTGTGTCTGCGCTGCCTGTGGTCAATGAATCTG GTCAGGTCGTGGGCCTCTACTCCCGCTTTGATGTCATT CACCTGGCTGCCCAGCAAACCTACAACCACCTAGACATGAGTGTGGGAGAAGCTCTGAGGCAGAGGACACTGTGTCTGGAGGGAGTTCTCTCCTGCCAGCCTCACGAGAGCCTAG GTGCATAG
- the Prkag3 gene encoding 5'-AMP-activated protein kinase subunit gamma-3 isoform X4, with protein MDFLEQGENSWSSPAVDTSSERTCAVRGVKAARWTRQEAVEEAEPPGLGEGAQSRPAAESTRQEVTFPKATPLAQAVPLAEAETSPTGWDLLLPDCAASGVGSSTGDLELTIEFPAPEAWDCELEGLGEDRPRPCPSPQAPLLSLSWDDELQKPGAQVYMHFMQEHTCYDAMATSSKLVIFDTTLEIKKAFFAMVANGVRAAPLWDSKKQSFVGMLTITDFILVLHRYYRSPLVQIYEIEEHKIETWREIYLQGCFKPLVSISPNDSLFEAVYALIKNRIHRLPVLDPVSGTVLYILTHKRLLKFLHIFGALLPRPSFLCRTIQDLGIGTFRDLAVVLESAPILTALDIFVDRRVSALPVVNESGQVVGLYSRFDVIHLAAQQTYNHLDMSVGEALRQRTLCLEGVLSCQPHESLGEVIDRIAREQVHRLVLVDETQHLLGVVSLSDILQALVLSPAGIDALSA; from the exons ATGGACTTCTTAGAACAAGGAGAAAACTCATGGTCATCCCCAGCTGTGGACACCAGCTCAGAAAGAACCTGTGCCGTTCGAGGAGTCAAGGCTGCCAGATGGACAAGACAGGAGGCTGTGGAGGAGGCAGAGCCACCGGGCTTGGGAGAAG GTGCCCAGTCCAGACCAGCTGCTGAGTCCACCAGGCAGGAGGTCACATTCCCAAAGGCCACACCCTTGGCTCAAGCTGTTCCCTTGGCTGAAGCGGAGACCTCCCCCACAGGGTGGGACCTGCTCTTGCCCGACTGTGCAGCCTCAGGAGTGGGCTCCAGCACAGGTGACCTGGAGCTGACCATAGAGTTCCCAGCCCCAGAGGCCTGGGACTGTGAGCTCGAAGGCCTGGGGGAGGACAGGCCTCGGCCTTGCCCATCTCCACAAGCCCCACTTCTCAGCCTGAGTTGGGATGATGAGCTTCAGAAGCCTGGAGCCCAGGTCTATATGCACTTCATGCAGGAACACACCTGTTATGATGCCATGGCCACCAGCTCCAAACTGGTCATCTTTGACACCACGCTGGAG ATAAAGAAGGCTTTCTTTGCCATGGTGGCCAATGGTGTGAGGGCAGCTCCTCTGTGGGACAGCAAGAAGCAGAGCTTTGTAG GCATGCTCACCATCACAGACTTCATCCTGGTACTGCACCGTTACTACAGATCCCCCCTG GTCCAGATCTACGAGATTGAAGAACATAAGATTGAGACCTGGAGGG agatctacctacaaGGCTGCTTCAAACCTCTAGTCTCCATTTCTCCCAATGACAG TCTGTTTGAAGCTGTCTATGCCCTCATCAAGAACCGGATCCACCGCCTGCCGGTCCTGGACCCTGTCTCCGGCACTGTGCTCTACATTCTCACGCACAAGCGGCTACTCAAGTTCCTGCATATATTT GGTGCCCTGCTGCCCAGGCCCTCCTTCCTCTGCCGCACTATCCAAGACTTGGGCATCGGCACATTCCGAGATTTAGCTGTAGTTCTGGAATCGGCCCCTATTCTGACTGCGCTAGACATCTTTGTGGACCGCCGTGTGTCTGCGCTGCCTGTGGTCAATGAATCTG GTCAGGTCGTGGGCCTCTACTCCCGCTTTGATGTCATT CACCTGGCTGCCCAGCAAACCTACAACCACCTAGACATGAGTGTGGGAGAAGCTCTGAGGCAGAGGACACTGTGTCTGGAGGGAGTTCTCTCCTGCCAGCCTCACGAGAGCCTAGGTGAAGTCATTGACAGGATTGCACGGGAACAG GTGCATAGGCTGGTGTTGGTGGATGAGACCCAGCATCTTCTGGGCGTGGTCTCCCTCTCTGACATACTTCAAGCGCTGGTACTCAGCCCTGCTGGCATTGATGCCCTCAGTGCCTGA
- the Cyp27a1 gene encoding sterol 26-hydroxylase, mitochondrial isoform X2 produces MPGRERENEVSMDKTSSQESCPCCCPCQAQKALNKIKYGPMWTTSFGTRTNVNLASAPLLEQVMRQEGKYPIRDHMEQWKEHRDHKGFNYGIFTTQGQQWYHLRQVLRQRLVKPAEAALYTDALNEVVSDFITRLDQVRAESASGDQVPDMSHLLYHLALEAICYILFEKRVGCLKPSIPEDTATFISSVGLMFRNSVYVTFLPKWTRPLLPFWNRYLNNWDTIFSFGKKLIDQKIQELEAQLQAAGPDGVRVSGYLHFLLTNELLSPQETVGTFPELLLAGVDTTSNTLTWALYHLSKDPEIQEALHKEVTGVVPFGTMPQYNDFARMPLLKAVIKETLRLYPVVPANSRIITEKETEINGFLFPKNTQFVLCHYVVSRDPSVFPEPDSFQPRRWLRKREADNSGIQHPFGSVPFGYGVRSCLGRRIAELEMQLLLLRLIQKYEVVLAPGMGEVKSVSRIVLVPSRKVSLRFLQRQ; encoded by the exons GCACTGAACAAGATCAAGTATGGTCCAATGTGGACAACCTCCTTTGGGACTCGGACCAATGTGAATCTGGCCAGTGCCCCGCTCTTGGAGCAAGTGATGAGACAGGAGGGCAAGTACCCCATAAGAGACCACATGGAACAGTGGAAGGAGCATCGAGACCACAAGGGCTTCAACTATGGGATCTTCACCAC ACAAGGACAGCAGTGGTACCATCTGCGTCAGGTCTTGAGACAGCGGCTGGTGAAGCCTGCTGAGGCTGCACTCTACACAGATGCCTTAAACGAGGTGGTCAGTGACTTTATTACCCGGCTGGACCAGGTGCGGGCAGAGAGTGCATCAGGGGATCAGGTGCCAGACATGTCTCATCTTCTCTACCACCTTGCCTTGGAAG CCATCTGCTATATCCTGTTTGAGAAAAGGGTTGGCTGCCTGAAGCCCTCCATCCCTGAGGACACTGCCACCTTCATCAGCTCTGTTGGGCTCATGTTCCGGAACTCAGTCTATGTCACTTTCCTTCCCAAGTGGACTCGTCCTCTGCTGCCCTTTTGGAATCGATACCTGAATAACTGGGATACCATTTTCTCCTTCG GGAAGAAGCTGATTGATCAAAAAATCCAGGAGCTAGAAGCCCAGCTACAGGCGGCTGGGCCAGATGGAGTCCGGGTATCTGGCTACCTGCACTTCCTGCTGACCAATGAATTGCTCAGTCCTCAGGAGACTGTTGGCACCTTTCCTGAGCTGCTCTTGGCTGGGGTGGACACG ACATCCAACACACTGACATGGGCGCTGTACCACCTTTCAAAGGACCCAGAGATCCAGGAGGCCTTGCACAAGGAAGTGACTGGAGTGGTACCCTTTGGGACGATGCCCCAGTACAATGACTTTGCCCGTATGCCTCTGCTGAAAGCTGTGATTAAGGAGACCCTGCG CCTCTACCCCGTGGTTCCCGCAAACTCCCGGATCAtcacagaaaaggaaactgaaattAATGGCTTCCTCTTCCCCAAGAAT ACACAGTTTGTGTTATGCCACTACGTGGTGTCCCGGGATCCCAGTGTCTTTCCTGAGCCCGACAGCTTCCAGCCTCGCCGATGgctgaggaagagagaggctgatAATTCCGGGATCCAACACCCATTCGGCTCTGTGCCCTTCGGCTATGGGGTTCGGTCCTGCCTGGGCCGCAGGATTGCGGAACTGGAGATGCAGCTGTTGCTGTTGAGG ctGATACAGAAGTATGAAGTGGTCCTGGCTCCCGGGATGGGAGAAGTGAAGTCTGTGTCTCGCATCGTCCTGGTTCCCAGCAGGAAGGTGAGCCTGCGATTTCTGCAGAGACAGTAG